A genomic window from Anolis carolinensis isolate JA03-04 unplaced genomic scaffold, rAnoCar3.1.pri scaffold_13, whole genome shotgun sequence includes:
- the igsf6 gene encoding immunoglobulin superfamily member 6 yields the protein MITSTRWVLILEFTWLSYCAGNQCTVSVRQPQSLEGFTESSNITILCTFSAQKCPMSSLNILWFRYLAKTHEDLCTPECKNRDKFEVLRPADNHTLLQINMLSADDSGIYYCGIAFPDSKAPTSKTTGEGTLLVIRETKIYSKGAINIMVTISLLLFLYITAILAILKFFSKPKFKKSENEDLRGKQNVHAKETRDACQAIAKEIYKKKKRKQWPGHLANFGKRHVPS from the exons ATGATAACCTCCACACGATGGGTTCTGATTCTGGAATTTACCTGGCTATCATATTGTGCTG GTAACCAATGTACAGTGAGTGTAAGACAACCTCAATCCTTGGAAGGTTTTACCGAATCCAGCAACATTACTATATTGTGCACCTTTTCTGCCCAGAAATGCCCCATGTCATCCCTTAATATTCTATGGTTTCGGTATCTTGCAAAAACCCACGAGGATCTGTGTACTCCTGAGTGTAAAAACAGAGACAAATTCGAAGTGCTTCGCCCAGCAGATAATCACACTTTGCTTCAAATTAACATGCTCAGTGCTGATGACAGTGGAATTTATTATTGTGGGATAGCATTTCCAGATTCCAAAGCACCTACCTCCAAGACCACAGGGGAAGGAACACTGCTAGTGATCAGAG AAACTAAGATATACAGCAAAGGAGCTATCAACATCATGGTGACCATATCACTGCTGCTGTTCTTATACATCACTGCAATTTTGGCAATTTTGAAGTTCTTCTCTAAG CCAAAATTCAAGAAATCTGAAAACGAAGACCTGAGAGGGAAGCAAAATGTTCAT GCTAAAGAGACCAGAGATGCTTGTCAAGCAATTGCAAAGGAGAtctataaaaagaagaaaagaaagcagtGGCCT ggGCATCTGGCTAACTTCGGCAAAAGACATGTACCATCCTAG